The window TATTAAGCCATAAAAAAAGCTGTTATGAAAAGTACAACCATATTTTTTGAGAATTTAATGGGTAAAATGACACGTCTAACAAATTTTCTAAACtttacaagaaaataaaacgaaagaaaatgaaaatcgaCCAAAAAATTTTGTCGACAAAAGAAATGTCTTTgtgtatattaaaaaaaaacattcaatttATGAAACTTGATAAACATAAAAACGACACGGATTGCATCATCATACTTGTTACCCTTTTAGATCTTTGATTGATTATgccaaataataaaaaaaaaaaatacgaattTGTGGTATAAAGATTTGTATATAAGGAATAAATTCATATTCTCTAcgttcaaatttaaaatctatCCTAATTGAAAACTTTAATACAAACATAAGATGTTTTCATCATTTAAgacgaaataaaaatattacgATTTCAAGAAGCTTaacatataaattatatacacTATTCAACAGGTTTTGGGATATGCTaaaacagtaaaaaaaaagaatgataaaatttttcttttctaaaaattttgaatCCTTGGCTAAGGCTTCCCAAAAAACCATTGATCTTCTCCTCCTATGTTTGATGCTAATGAAAACGGCTGATCCAAGATTTTGCTGATCCAgattttgcaaataaaattttaaaggcTGCATtcgaattaaataaatttagatatgtattatttaatataaatgaaaaatattcttttttgtatAGATTTTCCAACAACgaaatttgatttcaataatttttaaatataatttgttaaacagaccaataatataaatatatggaAACTCTATAATATCTAAAATAAACAGTCACAAGTTTTGTTTGGGtttttcatattcaaaaattgtatttccATTGCACATTGTCCACATATCTTAAAAGTTACTAACTCGagttcgtttttttctttaagtttttgtttttttggttttagttttttactTCAATTACAATTTGGAAATTccattattttatattatgcTTACACTCAAAActatataatattaatttttggaaTGTCATCATAAAATCACCTTATATACTAATTtgcataataaaatgaaaagccaataaaaaattaaaaaacaattgtataaaaatttacaatatttatatatataaaatactgcaaaattataaaaaaaagaaataaagaaaaaaggaaaagaaaataacaaaaaacaaattttagtGTGCATTAGTATATAAAAACTAATAGGCATATATCTAAAAATATACAACTAGATAAGAATAatactaatacattaaaaatcAGGCGCATTATTAAGAGCTACACATTCAATGGAGttggttttactttttttttaacacaaATATTTAGCATCCTTAGTCATTTGTTAAATGGCTTAGATCGGGGGAAGTTTTAAGtgtgatttaattttttgttgtttgttaacattttcttaaatgtgcaaaaataaatatataaaaattatattatatttaaaagttataCTTTATagttatacatatttgtataatacatatataaaaaaatcacaaaaaaatattaaataatttttaaatatgagAATTGTGCATCatttacaaaatatatgtattttaaaattccatgaattgaaaatgtaagtttttcaaaatatcTGAATAGAACttttggcaatttttttttatgtaagaAAACTCCTAATTCTTATTAATTAGGTTTTAGTTTTTATCCCCGAAATGTAACCAtttaaaaattgcatttttccTTTCCACAGTTTCATCATCCATCCTCCTTCTCTTAGCTTTTTGGGGCGGGTTTTCAGCCCGCATGACCTTGACTAGTGCTACTACCATTTGATACTCCTCCACCGCAGCAATTGCTTTGCGCCGCCTTGGCACTTAAACTGGCCAAACCAATGGAACTGCCGACACCGCTGCCCTCCGATTGCCTGTGGgcagccgctgctgctgccgccgcagCACTGCCATCCTTACTCCTAGCTTGACCAATCAATTCGGCAGCAATTTCATAAAATAAACGCTCTACGTTTTCGGCCTCTTTGGCGGATGTTTCCAGGAAGTACATGTCATGTTGTTTGGCAAACTCTTCACCAATTTGTGTTGGTATCTCACGATCATCGCGATCGGTTTTGTTGCCGACAAGGATTTTCAATACCTTCGAATTGGCATACTCTTGAATCTCACGTAACCAATCCGGAAGGCAATCGAACGTCGGTTGGCAACTAATGTCATAGACCAATATCAATGCATGCGCCGATCTATAGTAACTTTGGGTAATGGAACGAAATCGTTCTTGGCCGGCTGTATCCCAgatttgtaatttaattttctccCCCTCAACTTCCACAGTTTTGATCATGAAATCCACGCCAATTGTGGCTCCTTGACCGGGAGGAAAGAGTCCTTGCGTGAAACGGCGAACTAGACATGTTTTGCCAACACCAGCATTACCAACTAGGACGATTTTGAATAAGAATTTATAGTCTTCCATTTTTGTTAGTTTGACTTTCCTTTCGTCTCTATCTCTCGCTCCGTTGCTTTCTTACTTTCGTTTTTGTAAAGTTTTCTGTGAATTTTGTTagacaaaaaaacatatttagaCACACCTATCAAAGGGTCAGCGACGCGTAAAGTCTAACGGTTAATATAATGATTTAAAAAGGGGGGAAAATGGGAAAATTGCCTTGCAGGTGGGCAGGTGGGTTAGGAGTTATTGGTGGGCGGGGGAAAGCGGGAGTGGTTTGTTAGTTTTGGTTTGGCTTACGCCATTTTCGGTACAGACTGATTTCGTCTGCAGCTCACCTGTGGCTACCACGTCccctttctattttttttttttgcaaatttcgGGGGCCTCTAATTTGTTGATGACTCAACAATTGTAGCAATTTTTATGTTTATCTTTCTTGCTTCTGTCTATAggaattttttggtttgtttcgCCATTCCTGGTCAggattttaaattgtttgatGATTTTGGGGTAAATGCATGCTGGCTGCAAGCTGGTCACTTTTGcgttaaaatatatttaaatataaatatgatTTTCTTTACAatctttaaaatataaacaaatcaattaaagtggctatacacaaacacacacacataaggAACCTCGTTGTTATCGACAAACTGCCGATATCGATAACTAATTGGTTCATTTTACAACACCATTTTGACATCTGGCACTTTTTCCTTGGAACAGTCTGGCAGCCTTGTCCCTAATCGATATGCAACACTACAATTCTTGGGCATTTTTTTCACGCTACggagaaaaaattattacttcggaataaaaaaaactgtatttgaaaaacaaatcaattgCAAAAGAAGTTCGTAAGTGGTACCACGAATTACTCTGGACCGAAAAAACAACATATTTTGATTTCTTCAAACGTGCCTAGACACACAAAAACGGAGCAAAAAATCCTTGTGGAGCGAGACGGAAAAtcgaaaataaattaaacatgGCCGAGGATTTCGATGTGGAAGCAATGCTCGAGGCGCCGTATCAAAAAAACGTAAGTAAATAATATTAGTGGCAAGAATACTGCAAATTAAGCTTAAGCCTCAAATGGGTTTGTACGaactttaaccaaaaaaaaaaagaaaaacaaaacgagaAATAAGTCAACGGTTACTCTAtctgtatgtttgtatatttctCTTTTACATATAGACACCCCCACAAGCGCGCCGTACGTATGtaagtcgtcgtcgtctcagacacacaaatacacacacatgcacacatatgttcacacacacacaaacactcatACGTATAaaacatgcatatgtatgtatgtatgtagccTATGCAGGCAATGCATATTAAGTCGGCGGCCCGTCGTCGCGCCAGTCTCAAATCGATTTTAACctattttctgttgtttttttttttacaattattgttgatcaaaaaatgaaatggtTCAGCAAATACAATTTGCTGACGGCTGTGTGTgctgatttatttttttttcttcatttgttACACCTGGCTAAACAGGTGCTATTTGCTGTGTGTGAGCCAAATTTATCCTTGGGGGCAGCCGAAATGGATGGGGGGTGGGAAGGGTGACAGTAACgaatcaattttatttttttaaatcaaaatgtaaacaaacCCTGGTGACCCTGGTGATAGTGAGAAATACTCTccaatttttgtaattttttcttagacctaatttaaaattatgtaAAGGGTTAAATTACATAAAATAATAGTCAAAGATAATCATAGGACAAAAGTATTTTCAACCATaaaagtttttgctgctgtactttccttacctaaagcGGTCAAAGTGATAAACTTTTTATCAGAGTTTATCCTAAGAACTGTAGATTATAGTTGATCAAACAAAATTAGCATATAGAtatgtaaataataaatgattCATTGACAGATCGAGGCTTGTGTTTATCCAGACAAACAGATGTGGCTATATAAACTGGTCTCGTCGTGCTGGTcaagaaaatatacatttcAGATGTTGACTTTTCTGCTGATGGTTTTTCCAAGGCTATACAAAGGCAAATTTATAATCTTTACTCATTTGTATCTTACCTTAAATTTAAACCATAGTTTTGTTATCCTTATTTCAGGGCCGCATTAAGAAATATGAAGGCACCTACAAGATTTTTACAGGTCTGAAAGCGGGAAActtttggaaatattttgaGTTCTTGTTTTTGGTCTTCGGCCCAATGGATCTAAAGGGGAGAAGTCTGAACATCTTCATCTCTTTATACCCCCAACTAGTAAATCTTCGAAGTGGTCAGacaattcaaataaattcTTAATCTAATATAATGCCTTTCTCGAAAATTGCTAAATTTTGTAACCCGAATATCTTAATATTTTGTTCTGACACCCCACGAACATATTTTCAAGATCCTTTCATGATCTTAGCCCTTAATTTCCTATGACTTTATCTTTTAATTACATCTGATCTAAGCTTAAGGCAACATTATAGCTGTACTTACAAATGTATAGCTAATATTAATGATGTCATAGCACTGGCTATTAAGGCActtgttatttctttttaataaatttgaatcgTTTCccttttaaatgatttttacaCATCAATTTTCTTTGTCCTTAtagaaataattaataatgaaAGAATAAAATTGATAGACATAAATTGTTAGATACATGATAGCTAtgaaaaaacacaaacttaACTTGTTTCTTTAAAATTGGTGTAggattaatttaaaaatcttCAAATAATTTCACAATATTTGCAAATCAAATACTTCTTGATAAAAAGGCATTATGAGCCTTTTCGGATTGAAATCAAGTCCcgcatatattatatatatttaaaattatttttatctgCCTgtttctattaaaatttattacaaaaaGTAACAAGAAAACTGGTTTATaatgaatatcattatttaaatagTGATAATTACAAAGTCGGATGTTTGTTTAGTATTTTAAAATCCTTATCCTTATAAAGCCCTCAGACGAAAAGATAAATAGATTTTCAACTAAAAGGAAGACCAAGGAGTAAAAAGAAATAAGTACTTATTTCTTAACAACAATTTTCTCAACTCTCAAAACAAGtcgaaatatttttgcctTAAGAATACCTGGAAAATCTTCTGTCTTCAGCAATACATTTGAATTATTAACGCTTTGTTCAAGATCTCTAGTCTTGAGAAGTTTATTATTAAGTTTTGGCATGGAAAACCATGAATATTCGAGTATTCCAATGCTTTTGTTGACTCATTATTCATTAAATTCTTTgaataaatactaaaaatttatGACAGCTATTTGTACGAGAGagtaatttgtttaataacaCTATTATTAGACAATTATAATAGTGTCATCGGGAATATGTCGGGAGTTGGTGGAGATAAACACACATTTTCTTTCCTattctctttttcttccctTCGAAAAGGGAAGTTAGCCATAATTCATAGGTGTATATAGTTAAACTATAACTCGCAAAATCAAAGTgtactcctcctcctcattTTCCTCTGCTGTCTCTCacctttctctctgtctctctatctctctctcaaaaaaaaacaaaaaaatacactttatttcgaaaaaaaaccaaaaagcgaGAATAATTCTTCAAAGGGTGAAATGTCTTTGCAGAAAAACGTATAAGCTCTCAATATTGTTGCTAGAGATtgttttggtcatttctaaacaaaacacaataacCTCTGGAGATCCATTTGGTAAGTTTTGAATgtgccaaaaaataaaacaataaataaaaaaaaaacaccaaaacaTATCTTAGGCATTattcaaatcaattttatttatttttattttgttttttatttgctatTTGAAAAACCccaaacaaaatattcaaacTGAACACAAAACTGAACGTGCACCTAAAATTTCAGATTCGAAACTCTACcccaactactactactactacctACTACTATTGACACAGCAAAAGGGGCGTGGCAGGCAGGCTactaagaaaaaaacaaagaggCAGCAGGCACGCACTTAAAACCTAGCCCCTTCTCTCTGTATTCTATTCTAATTAAATCTCAATTCTCACTCTATTATACTCACAGAACAGATCAGATACACCCCAAAGACCAACCAAAGATACAGaagaaatgaaatgcaatgaaattaaatcGTAAATCGAATGTGAATTGTGATTCCATATTGAGAAATGTAATAAGATGCAAAAACGAAACTTGTTAcgactatttttttttgttttttgctttattctCTATTAGGGAGCTGCACGAAtacattcaaacgaaacagAATGAATGAGAATCTGCAAAACTAAATGAATGAAAACTACGAGTACTCTAAATATTTATAGCTTTTTTGTGGTCATGTTAATTTAAACATTAAAACATCAATGTCAATGTTTATCGATggttttaatattgttaatcATCGATGGGCTTAAATCTTGATGCATGTCCGATGTGTTGCTGAATCGAAAATGAATATAGTCTTTGAAATTATTCTTAAATGAATAAAGTATTTATTAATagaacaataacaaaacaCGCTTGTCGCCTTTATTGTTGTTAGCCATTTCgctcaaaacaaaattttgtttagcttagttaattatttactttatttttccattCTGCCTAATCTTTGTCGTCATTCTGAAAGAAGGTTTGAATataataaatgttaaaaaagGCTTTTTGAAGGCAgctttatataattatatgaaTAAATTggcaaatataataaaaaaggGACCGATGTTTTTGGCAATATATATTTGACatcaacaaaatataaaaacaaaaaatatccaAAAGTACATTGATGCATCGATATTTTTTAGTAATCTTTTTTTAATACATTACCGAATTAATGTTAGAGGTATTTAGtctaaaaatatgattaaaaTAATTGGAGTACTCTAGAGTTTAAGATAATGTGAGAAATAGATTCGATTCCATATTAATCATTCGAGCATTAGCAATAGCAATTATAATTATTCAAATAATTTAAGACTCATTCATTTGATACTTTAGATATCTATTTGAAtacattcatgcagctctctattATCTATCTTACTTATTATAATGTAATATATActgtctatatgtatatatatatatatatatagacaatgTGTCGTGTCTTTTAGGCAGACAGAGAAACCAAGAAAGAATCAACCAACCAATAATCTAGCCAGCGCTAAAAAAAactccccaaaaaaaaaccagagagaGCATTATATGTGGAGACATTTCTCGTCGTCGTGTGTaaccatgtgtgtgtgtcatatatacatatacatatatcggaagaaatctatctatctatctatatatgtgTAACAATATACTTATTTTTAAGATCTATTATCTCTATTATCTACTTTGCTCTAAATTGGCAATGATCCCTCAACAATGATCATTGTTGACTTAAGCATTTCTATTTTATATACTTGCAGATAccacaaaaatttaactaatttactttgatttgctttctcttattcaaaaaaacaaaaaaaaaaatacaaaaaaaataccaaaaaaaaatatatatacaaaccaaaacaaaatatatatatacgaaaccaatatatatatatatacaaatatatatattaaatatatatactacatATATACCGAAAAAAAACTCATATAATGTGAAATACAactaccaacaacaacaacaacgaatcAACTACGACGACAACAACGTAACGAACGATCGAACCAACCGTTATGTGTGTgtcttcctcctcctcctcttcctccTACCCCAAAAACCAAATCTAAAAATCTATTAAAACTATTGCTTGCGATCCTCCCCCACCTCTGATTCCTGAAATCCTTTCCCAAAATCCCTTtacgaaaaaaatataaaaatgccaaacaacaaaccaaaaccaaCCTATCTGAATGTAGAATATCAGTGCGGGCAGCGGGGGACGAGTTGGCGGTGGCGGACGTGGACGGAGTAGTGGCAGCGACAGTACTGGACAGGATGAGGATTATGCTGAAAATAATGGTAATGGTGGTTCTTCACGCAATGGACGTGAAAGGAGCTTGAGCAAAAAACGCAGCAAGCGATCGAGGTAAGTTTATACCATTTACCCCACAGAAGTGAAAGGGTCTATCAAAGTCAATGAAAACGTACAATATATTCCCTTCTCTTACAGAAGTCGCAGTGGCTCTCGTGATGGCAAATCTAGACGTGATCGCGGCAGCGATCGTAGCAGTAATCGTGATAAAAACAGAGATCGAGAACGTGACCGGGATCGTGAACGTGATCGTTATCGTGAGAGCAGCAAACGCACTGGAAGCGATAGAGATCGTGAAAGAGAACGAGAACGGGATCGAGACAAGGAAAGATCATCGAACCGCAGGAGTCGCTCACGTGAAGATCGTGGACGTTATGAGCGCAATGATCGAAATCGTGAACGTGATCGGGATCATGATCGTCGATCACGTGAACGTCGTGGCGGCAGTAAATCCATGCAGCGGGATCGTTCAAAGGAACGTCGTCGACGCAGCCGTTCAAAGGAATATCAGCGCAAACGCTTGAGTCCCGTAAAGGAACGTCATCAAACTCATTCAAGGTCCAGGGATAGAAAGtaaatatttggaaattaaTTATGAAACTATACGAATTTATATCCTTCTCCTCCTTCTTACAGCAGTCGCCGTCGTGGCAGCTATTCACCCCATCGTCGTTCACCCAATGGCGGTGCTGGCGATCGTACACCGCCCACTGAGCTCAGTCCGGAGGAGCGTGATGCTCGGACTGTCTTTTGCATTCAATTGTCACAACGTGTTCGTGCCCGAGATTTGGAGGAATTCTTTTCCAGTGTCGGCAAGGTGCGAGATGTCCGTATGATTACATGCAATAAGACGAAACGTTTCAAGGGCATAGCATATATTGAATTCGAGGATCCTGAATCCGTGTCACTGGCCTTGGGTCTGTCGGGGCAACGTTTGCTCGGTGTACCAATAATGGTGCAACACACACAGGCCGAGAAGAATCGTTTGCAAAATGCTGCACCAGCTTTTCAACCCAAGAGTCATACAGGGCCCATGCGTTTGTATGTTGGTTCATTGCATTTTAACATTACGGAAGATATGTTACGTGGCATATTTGAGCCATTCGGAAAGATAGATGTCATCCAATTGATTATGGATACCGAAACAGGACGCTCAAAGGGCTATGGTTTTATAACGGTAAGTGGAGATAAGATTTCTTAATATAATTGATGGTTAAATTTTGATCATTCTCCTTTCCAGTATCACAATGCAGACGATGCCAAAAAAGCTTTGGAGCAATTAAACGGTTTCGAATTGGCTGGACGACCCATGAAAGTGGGCAATGTGACTGAACGTTTGGACATGAATACCACATCATTGGACACAGATGAAATGGATCGCACTGGCATTGATCTGGGTGCTACTGGACGCTTGCAGCTAATGTTTAAACTGGCCGAAGGTGCTGGTTTAGCAGTGCCGCAGGCAGCTGCGAATGCCTTATTGGCCACTGCTCCGCAACCGGCACCagtgcaacagcaacaacaaacaccaTCTATAGCCACACAGTGTTTTATACTATCGAATATGTTTGATCCGGCTACAGAGACAAATACCACTTGGGATAGCGAAATACGGGATGATGTGCTGGAAGAGTGTGCCAAGCATGGCGGCGTCTTACACATACATGTCGATACGGCATCCAGCACTGGGACTGTCTATGTGAAATGTCCAAGCACCACAACTGCTGTCTTGGCTGTGAATGCTCTGCATGGACGTTGGTTTGCCGGACGAGTTATTACGGCCGCTTATGTTCCATTAATCAATTATCACTCAATGTTTCCGGACTCCATTGGTGCCGTCAATTTGATAGCATCAACGCGTAAAAATGCCGACGATTGATCATGATGATGGTGATTCAATTCAAGATACGCAAATTTATTGTTATAATTCgttacacaaaaaacaaaaacaaacaaaaaccaaaacaaaagcaacaaaatttcaacaaaaaaaaaaccataattttttttagaaattttttctttttttaaagaCATTTTTCAATGTAAGCTAAACAGAAATTGGGCACATattgaaatacaaaaaatcttaatatacatatatatatatatacaaatatatataccaacATATATTAATTAGGCATTCctaatcaaagccaaaatgcTAATACATTGgtgtttctctttctttcctttttttctaaaaacttaaaaacctTAAACACATTGTgcgaatatatatgtataaaaaatatatatagagtaCATTTacaaagaatattttaaaaaccgCCTAAATGCAGATTGTAAAAACCATCCAAAAAATCTTTTTgtagaaatttcaaaaagtatttaatcaaaaataaaaattgatatcaaaaaatcaaaacaaaaacaactattTTAATTCAGTTTGCTGATCTAATTCAATTGGAATTTATGATTTTCTGTTTtgcatttccatttcattttgaattaacggcataaaattgttttaaatgttaaattaaCAGACTGTTAAAACGTAGGCAACAAATACTGGGAGTGTTGAAAATAGTGGATACGAATACTGGGATCTGCATGTTTTTTTTAACACTGCAACACGAAAGTGCAAAATCGAAATttagttaaataaattagtttaattcgttgtttaatACAgacgcacacaaacacaaagtgtttattaatatttttaatagttAACAAATTGTGTATAAAATCGTTTTTTGCAAAACACTTGACGAGTAGCGCGTTGTGCACGGCGagtaataaaacaaaaaaaattccatGTGACGACAAAACGctgaggaaaaaaaaatggcaaaaaa is drawn from Drosophila willistoni isolate 14030-0811.24 chromosome 2R unlocalized genomic scaffold, UCI_dwil_1.1 Seg167, whole genome shotgun sequence and contains these coding sequences:
- the LOC6642066 gene encoding ras-related protein Rab-30, translated to MEDYKFLFKIVLVGNAGVGKTCLVRRFTQGLFPPGQGATIGVDFMIKTVEVEGEKIKLQIWDTAGQERFRSITQSYYRSAHALILVYDISCQPTFDCLPDWLREIQEYANSKVLKILVGNKTDRDDREIPTQIGEEFAKQHDMYFLETSAKEAENVERLFYEIAAELIGQARSKDGSAAAAAAAAAHRQSEGSGVGSSIGLASLSAKAAQSNCCGGGVSNGSSTSQGHAG
- the LOC6641819 gene encoding RNA-binding protein 39, with protein sequence MAEDFDVEAMLEAPYQKNNISAGSGGRVGGGGRGRSSGSDSTGQDEDYAENNGNGGSSRNGRERSLSKKRSKRSRSRSGSRDGKSRRDRGSDRSSNRDKNRDRERDRDRERDRYRESSKRTGSDRDRERERERDRDKERSSNRRSRSREDRGRYERNDRNRERDRDHDRRSRERRGGSKSMQRDRSKERRRRSRSKEYQRKRLSPVKERHQTHSRSRDRNSRRRGSYSPHRRSPNGGAGDRTPPTELSPEERDARTVFCIQLSQRVRARDLEEFFSSVGKVRDVRMITCNKTKRFKGIAYIEFEDPESVSLALGLSGQRLLGVPIMVQHTQAEKNRLQNAAPAFQPKSHTGPMRLYVGSLHFNITEDMLRGIFEPFGKIDVIQLIMDTETGRSKGYGFITYHNADDAKKALEQLNGFELAGRPMKVGNVTERLDMNTTSLDTDEMDRTGIDLGATGRLQLMFKLAEGAGLAVPQAAANALLATAPQPAPVQQQQQTPSIATQCFILSNMFDPATETNTTWDSEIRDDVLEECAKHGGVLHIHVDTASSTGTVYVKCPSTTTAVLAVNALHGRWFAGRVITAAYVPLINYHSMFPDSIGAVNLIASTRKNADD